In the Salvia miltiorrhiza cultivar Shanhuang (shh) chromosome 8, IMPLAD_Smil_shh, whole genome shotgun sequence genome, gtaaTTCGACATacaaagatttttttttgttgaaatttgaTTACCTGTAACCGTAGAGGGTATATTGTTGGCAAATTTAGCTACGTAGTATTTCACATGTTAAAGAAAAGTTAACTAAATCATGAGCGATAGTTGTTTGAAGCAACCGTTAATCACACTTATTGCTTTTGCTTAAGGAAGTTAAAACCAACCTTAATTTTTTACTATCCACTGTGACCCCTATACTTCGattgtatatattcaaattTCAACGAAAAGCACGCTggcgttaatttttttttttaaaaaagaaaaaacaaattacTGTATCTCTCtcacctatcttgagacatttttttatttgacaaaAGTTTTATcgttttgttcaattttttattttttcacctacacacaaaatattacatttttaattattgtgtcAAAAGAAAAGATCTCAAGATAATTGAGACGAAGAAAGTACAACGAAAATTACATTTACGTACTAAAAACAAATTTCAATAGAAAGCTCGTTGGCGTATTAAAAAGCATATTTCAACTAAAAGCGTGCTgacatgaaaaaataaataaaaataaaaaataaaaaaaaaaacagggaGGCCTAGTAAATTGAAAAAACAAAGAGCTCGTGATAACATTTGGAAAAGTATTGTATTGAAAATTAGCTCAAAAATCGTGTCGTATttaacccttcaaaaaaaatattttgtccTTATTAACTTTTATATGTATAAAATTAGTTCAAAAATTGTGTCCTATTTAACacatgagagaaaaaaaaaaatgtcctTATTAACTTTTATATGAATATAGTATACATATTGCTTTATTTCACATTATTAGACACACACGGACGTGTATATATAAGGAAATGTtccattgaaaaattaaatattttacgaaATTGCGAAACGTTGAATAGATTAATAATTATGATGAACaaacaataattttgatgaacatacatattttatttaatatattgaaAATCTCTTTATTCCATGATTCGAACTCTCTTGTTCATCATAATTATTaacttgttcatcaaaattattgatctgCTCAGCGTTTTGAAATTttgcaaaatatttaattttctcaATGAAACATAACTCTATATAATCGTGTCGTACTTAACTCATGAAAAAACATATTGTCCTTATTAACTTCGATATGTACACATTAAACATAATTACCTATTCCTTTTTTCACATCTATTggtatatataaagaaaatccGTATTCGCTATCCAAATATGCACTATTTGGAAATTAAGTTTGTGCGCAGTAAATTAAAATCCATGTAAAAGAACTGAACAGTAGGCGGTCAGTAAAACATTAAAGAAAATATGATAACAAAACTCCAAGTAAACTAGATTTTTTTTAAGGCTCGGTTTCATAAATGTCATAATTATTGAGATAAAAACAAAAGTAATGCAATGGCAAGTATTCACTTGGGCCAACACAAAGTAAAGTAGGTCTAAAACATAAATGTTGGCCCAATACGAAACCAACAATCTGTAGTGAGAAATCGGGTCGAACAAGAAATCCAAAATTAATCAGGCCAAAATTTTGGAGATTAAGGTTCgacaaatttttttattttagttactTGATCGGCCCAACTGTATATACTTTAGGGTCAATAAAATCATGGACCAGCCCAAATAAAAATAGACCGGACCGGGCCAAGTTTGAAAacaatttgaattattattttatcaaattttggTATATGAAACAAATTTAACTCGTCAAATTTGTTTTACGAAAGTAATCAAACATTCCTCCTTTTTGAAGAccacaataaaaaaaaagttaatgtgCTCAATTAATCCTTCTtgtataagaaaaggaaaaagtgtccacccaaataaaaatatggaaaaactagcattttttaatgtaaatgtacaattatacccttaatactattacacactttttcgtaCAAGTGTATACTTGCtaaaaaaatgtgtaacagtgtaaaatacactattagtctattacacactttttcgaagcgaaaaaatatgtaatagtgtaaaatacactattagtctattacacactttttcgaagcgaaaaaatgtgtaatagtgtattttacactgttacacactgaaagggtattttagttaaaaatattattatttctatatttttatttgtatagctagaatttcctatgactaaaaggttttggctacATTAAGGTtttgcctaaaaaaaaaaaattaatttctcatCCAAAAAATAAAGAGATCCGAATTTCCGCTTACTCATATTCCACGTGTCATGCAGGTGCGCCACGTTTCAGCTACGCGGCAGTCTTCAACATGCAACCACACCACCTATatacgcctctctctctctctctctcctctctctctcaactcgGACTAttttccgatcaaaaaaaaatggAAGGAGTGAACGTGTCGACTCACCCACAGATTCCCGGCGAGCCGACTCAGTCGTCGACGGCGCTTCTGGAGAAGGCCACCGCCACCATCCAAGGCTTCGGCCCCATAAACAAAATCCATCAGCACCTCTGCGCGTAATTAAACCCTAATTCATCACATTAATTCATCTTTCTTACTAAAATGGAAAATTATACATACGTGCGATCTCAATCTCAGGTTCCATTTCTACGGGCACGACATGACGAGGCAGGTGGAGGCGCACCACTTCTGCGCCCACCAGAACGAGGAGTTCCGGCAGTGCCTCATCTACGACCGGCCCGATGCGGACGGGCGCCTCATCGGGCTGGAGTACTTGGTGTCCGAGGAGCTCTTCTTGACGCTCCCCGACGACGAGAAGAGGTTCTGGCACTCGCACGAGTACGAGGTGAAGAGCGGCGTGCTCTTCATGCCCGGTGTCCCCGGCCCCGTCGAGCGCCAGGACCTCGACAAGGTCGCCAAGACCTACGGCAAGGCCATACACTTTTGGCAGGTCGATAGGGGCGACTCTTTGCCCCTCGGCATACCCCAAGTCATGATGGCCCTCACGCGCGAGGGCCAGCTCTACGACAATCTCGCCCaaggtaaatatcactttataccccaaaatacactaaaaattatatttactcCATCCTCATAAAATGTAGTATTCAGTTTGTCATTTTCGTTTGTCCTCGTAAAATGTAAAGTGGGATCCTTGCTTCACTCAAATTTGTGTTGATGCATTTAATAGtagatacattttatgaggacgaagagagtaatatatacatatgttgATCGAAATTTGGCCTTTTTGTAATTAGATGTTGAGAAACGGTACAACGTGTCGTTTGCGAAGGAGAGGGAGAATCGGGCGAACATTAAGGGACCGGTTCACGGGATACACCCGATGGCGAACGGCGGGGGGCGAGGGTTGCAGACGGTGCTGAGGGAAGTGGAGTGTAAGGGCGCGGAGTCCACGGCGAGGGTGTTTGTTTAAAGCTTGTGTTTTTGTTGCTAGCTCTATAGCTATCGCGATCGTGATCTTCATCTTTTTTGTTGTGTATATCAGTATATGTGTACGACGTGTAACTAGATATATTTTACAAGTTAATATGAATGCGTTTATTATGTGTATGAATGCGTTTATTTTGCACGATTTCATAATTGATGGAGTTATGTGatttagtatttttatttttaaaattaggtTTTCTCTAATTTGATCCATTAATATGAATCAAGAAAACTAAATTAGATAATAGAAATTATCATCGGTTATATTTTGAAGTTTGTATATATCCATTTTGGTATATACTATATACGATATTAgcatttttagttttatttattaatttagataaatCTTTAAGATTAGTCTTgttaatttcatttatttagaTCGAGTAAGCCTTTCTAGGAGCTAATGTATACGGAGAAAAAAAATTCGTGAATTGTTGAATTGTTAATTAAATGGGCCATGTACTGTTTTCAACTATTTAGATGCCTAGCTACTAATTTGTGATAATTCTGAAAAAGTGAATTGGTACggaaaatccaaaataataCGGAGTACTATGTTGAACTCTTCAAAACATACGTGCGAGGGCCGAAGGGGATATACCTGACTTAAGATTTTTCAACCTTAAATGATgaatcattaattaataaatataggtgaaatcaacatatatattctaattgGATGGagtaaattttataaatataattaaattaaagtatataaaattgaagaaaaataaagaagataatagaaataaaattaacttataatattatgaatcatatttagtttttgtttcacaaaattgaaataaagaaatatatatatgtacttgACTTTAGATTTTCAATCTTTATGATGAATTATTAATTGacaaaagtgaaattaaatgataaaagtaTACATTCTAATTGACGGAGtacattttaattataattataaaattaaaattaaagacaaACATAAAGGGAATTTTTTGAAAGTGAGTTATATAGATAAGATAAGTGTGGTACATTAAATATGCCCTGCTCCATATCTTCTTTTCGTTAAATTTCAATTCCCCGctcttttcattattttttgggTCTCTCTCTCTTAAAGTAACGtagtattttactattttttttttcaaaaaaagtaatgttttgttaatatcaaattatatgatgaaataataaaaaatgaattaattcaattaaaaaatattgccTTGTTACATGtttttgaaatatatttatctaCAACACTCCTTTAAGATTGGATTAACTGATTGCTTTTTCAATTTATTACATTCAGACCAAgtgaaatttattatatttaaaaagaaaatcataGTATGAGATTGTATTAATTATAGCATAAAAATTCTCATTTACAATCTACACTATTATGAATTTCAAATGGCGAGTCATAACATAAAAACtttcactacaacaaaaattatttattcgaatattaaattatatataaggGTAGATGGTTTTATAATtagtgaatatttttttttctcaatttagatattttaaaaGTCCACTATTACTAGTTTtgtataatatatatttctatTACCAATTACTAATTTATCTAAGTAAACCtacataaaattatgaaaatcgATGATATACTACGAAAGAGATACAACAAAATATGCATAATAaggtttattaattaattattacatttctttcgtaaaaaaaaaattaattactacaTTTCTTGATTGACTAATTAGCATGAGATCATGAAAACATGAGAAAATCTCAACCCAAAGAATTtagataatttatattaaacGGGAATAATGACAGCGGCGTTAACCCCTTTCTTCTCCTCCCATCGGCGACGGCCGGAAATCCACATCGCCGCCCTCGAGAAACCCTTGATCACCCTAACTCCGCCAATCGCCACCGTCAAATAATACAACACCAACCCCACAGCATCCGCCGCCTCCACGTCCATCTCGAGCTCCGCCCTGGCCCACGGCAGCACCGCCAGCGCCTCCGCCTCATCCCTCAGCCTCCTCCACCACAGATTACCAAACCCCGCCGCCAATACCACCTCCTCCACCCAGCCAAAGCCCTCGCGCGAGAATCCGATCACCGTCTCGTCCACCACCGGCGCCACCACGCTCCGCCGCCAGAAAACCGTCATCTCATGCAGCCCCAGAACGAAAACCACTCTTATCGGCGAAACCAGATTTCCGACCGCGAAACCACTTAGCTCCGCGACGTCGGCGGCGCGGTGAATCCCTAAACTCAGACAAACTTGCATCAGGAAAATCAGAACCCACCCGACGCATAAGCGACGCCGTTTGTGCAATTTGAAAGATGGTCTGTCACCGTTGAAACCTCGAACAAGAGCTTCGACGGCGACGGCGATGACGAGGAAGCTGAGGATTAGCGTCGTGTCGCTGCGGAGGAAAAGAGACGTCAAGAAGGAAATTTGGTGATCCTTCACGGTGGCGGCGGAGGAGAAGTAGCGGGCGGCGGAGAGGCGGGCGAGGAGGAGGAAGGAGAGGGGCAGGAGGAGGCTGAGGAAGGTGGTGGCGAGAATCCTGCCACCCTCGGCGGCTGCGCCATGATTTTCCATTTTTGAGTTGGGATTGAATCAGGTTAATTGTTTCAGATATGgcatatattattatttgagaTAGGACGTGTTCAATTATATATGATGAATTAGGAAGAGACAATTTGACTGGATTATTAAAATTAAGGTAGTCTCACATGTTTGTGTAATAATCCATCTTTTCAGTATTATGGATTATGGTGATTGATTACTGAAAAAGATTTTGAATAAATAATATGCAGTCGGATTATATTAAAGGGTAAATATTATTTTGATCATAAACTATTTccttattattaataattactattttaaactatagaaaatatatttttttcttaaattatatataaactattttttCTGTATCAATTTTCTCTTCCGCCTATATGCAATAAAGACTtcgaattattattattattattattattattattatttggttaGTATCCTCCGCCCATAAAGTGGCATAATTTGCAGATTGAATCGTACGTGCTTTTAATTGATGGTGTGAAGTCTTGAAGTGTGGATTAATTGTTAAAGTAATGGGCTAGGCACACAAATTTTatgagaaaaagaagaagaagattattactctgtattaattttatacattTTGTTTATTTCCTCCAATTCTTGAATTATTTCAATCCTAAGCTCATAATCACGTGGGCTCATGCTCAAAATCCTACTATACACTACCTACAACTAATCAACTATAAATAGCGGTCTGCATATAAATTTCAAAATACatcaaattataattgaataattcaagaattaattagagaaaaatttaatgtgaaaataagGCCAAGATCCTTTGCGTTAAAACTTGAATCAAACAAACATTTCATCCAAAAACAAAGAAAGTTAAAGTGATGCGGATGAAGAGGAGGAGCAATAGCGGCAGCACGAGGTTGAGGAAGGTGGTGCAGAAGATTCTGCCGCACTCTTTCACGGTGTCGCCTCACATGGCATTGCTTAGCAATTTggaatataattaattagttgacATTTTGCGAAGATTAATTACTCTTCTTGAATTAATAAGAGACAAATCATTGCATATTTTATTCGATCGATAGAACGTGAGAGTAATATATAAGTTTGAGTAAGATTTACGACTATTTTAGGTTTAAAATAGATTCTTGCAGGTAAGTAAATGATTAAGACAGCTGAGAAAATAGTAAAATGCAGTATATACTCACTTCCTCCGTCTCAATTTAAATGgtgcacttcttttcggcacgagatttaagaaaaataaaattgtagtaTAAAAGTATGTAAAGGTATGTAGGCCACATTGTTTGTGGTGtaaaaattattaccaaaaatagaaacgcACTATCTTAGTTGGGACGATTCAAAAAAGAATACGCATCATTTAAGTTGGGATGGAAggaatatattaatataaggaaaataaaaatataaaagaatagtTGAAGATCTCTTTCCTGATTGATTGGTTCCATCGTGGGAAGCCATTGTTTTCAAATTGATTCAATATTGCACACAAAGTTAAAGGTGGTGGTTTAATTAACCGTTATATTTAAGTGTGCCTAACTTATGCGCAactaaagaaaagaaaagtacaAAGATTTCACTCTGTTTTTTCCTCTGCGAACCCTAGCCGCCTGGGGTTTTCAGGAGCGGTGTTTTTCTTCAAATCGGAACggtgttcttcttcttctcggaACGGTGAGTTCTCCCCCATCTGGGGAGTGGTTTTCTCTTGCTGTCTTTTCCCTTTGCAAACTCTTTACGGCCTTCTATGGATTCGGAGGAAATTGCAAAGAGGGTGAAGGATCTCAAACTATCAACTTCTGAAAACAACAAAGCTGTTACTATTTCGACTTCGGATGCTGCTCGGGGACTCTCAAGAGTTAAGCGGATGATTATTGGTAAGATTTTTTCAGAACGAAATGTCAATCGTGAAGCACTGCGTGATAATTTACCGGCGCTCCTTAAGCCACGCGGTACAATGGAGATTGAACTTGTTGGTCGAAATGTGTTCGCGATTTCTCTGGACTTGGAAACTGATTGCGAACGAATAACAACAGAGGGGCCATGGCACTTTTTTAATGAACTTTTGATCTTGCAGAAGGCGAATCCATCTAATACTGCGCTTAATACGATTTTTGATCAGATTCCTATGTGGATTCAACTCCACAATATGCCTTTTGCCTACATGGATCACAATATTATACGGCGCCTTGGAGAGCAAGTGGGCTCTGTTATTGAGATTGATGATAATAAGGGCAGCTCCTATGTGGGACGATACGCCCGGGTGAAGGTGATCCGATCTGTGAAAGATCCTTTGGTTCGTTGTATCCCACTTAAGGTGGAATGAACTATACAGGAAGAGATGATCCTAGTGCTGTACGAAAAACTCCCTGACCACTTCTGTTTCGCGTGTGGAAAACTTGGCCATTTTATGCGTCATTGTGAGATGAGCCAGGAAGCGAAAGAAAACCCACAATTTGGTAATTGGTTGAAAGCGGGGCGTAGTCTGGATTATAAGAGGAATACTTTTAATCACATGCCAACCCCCAATACTCCGCGTGGCCCACCGGGGTTTGCGAGACCAAACTTTCTTGGACCTCGACCTCCGCCGCGGAGTTCGTTTGGGGAAAAAATCTCTTGTATTACTGATGGTGGTGAGGAGGCTAGTGGTTTGTTCAACTCTCTCAAAAACATTCAGCCGCCTATATCAAAGGATGATGGGGTTGGAACTATTTTGGTGTTACAAGGAAGTCAGGATCATAGCGGCAGCTTACACGCTATTTCTACAAGCAATAACTCTGAGTGTGTGATGTCTCCTGACAAGCACGCACAGGGACGAGAGGTTCTGGAAAACCCGCTTAACAGCTCAAAATCTAGCTCGGGTATGGTGGATATGGCTGTTGAATTTTCCACCCCACTACTCTCGCAACCATTAAGGCTGGAAAAACCGCAAAACTCGACACTTACCAACATAAACCCGTCAAAAGCAAATTTGTTTTCTCCCGCCAAAGTTTCTACAAATCCAAAAATGAAAGGCTGGAAACGGTTGGCTAGAACTATGAGCCCCTCTGTGGAGATTCTTTCTGGTGATGGAGGACAAGAGATGAGTACAGGCCACAAGAGACATGGGGGAGCTGTGGACAAGGAGggtcaaaagaaacaaaaagctAGCATGGTGGTGCAACCTGTGGACGTCATTAAGGTGGTCACCAATGAGCAAACGGCGGAGGCTGCCGAGCGCCCCGCCGATCGCCATGAATGCTATAGTCTGGAATGCGAGGGGGTTGGGGAGCTCCCACGCATTCCATGAACTCCGCCGGTTGGTTACCGGCTACTCCCCAAGCCTTTTGTTCATTTGTGAGACGAAGACTAACACCAGAAAAGCAAATTGGTGGAGGACTTCACTCAATTTTGATGGACATTTTGTGGTTGATTCAAAGGGCGCTAGTGGAGGCCTTATGCTCTTCTGGAAAAACCCATGCTCGGTTACTATTGGCAGTTTCTCTGATGGGCACATAGACTGTGTGATTAATTCTAATGAAGTGTTATGGCGTTTTACAGGTTTTTATGGTAATCCTGAGGTGCAGAAAAGGCCTCTTTCTTGGTCTCTCATGAAAAGACTTGCGTGTAGTGGTACGATGGATATACCATGGCTTTTGGGTGGAGATTTTAATGAGATTACCAAACGGGCGGAGAGTTGTGATCGTAGCCGAAGGTCGTGGGCTCAAATGCGGGATTTTAATACTGCAATCCAGTTTTGCG is a window encoding:
- the LOC131000365 gene encoding uncharacterized protein LOC131000365; the protein is MENHGAAAEGGRILATTFLSLLLPLSFLLLARLSAARYFSSAATVKDHQISFLTSLFLRSDTTLILSFLVIAVAVEALVRGFNGDRPSFKLHKRRRLCVGWVLIFLMQVCLSLGIHRAADVAELSGFAVGNLVSPIRVVFVLGLHEMTVFWRRSVVAPVVDETVIGFSREGFGWVEEVVLAAGFGNLWWRRLRDEAEALAVLPWARAELEMDVEAADAVGLVLYYLTVAIGGVRVIKGFSRAAMWISGRRRWEEKKGVNAAVIIPV
- the LOC131000364 gene encoding oil body-associated protein 1A-like, producing the protein MEGVNVSTHPQIPGEPTQSSTALLEKATATIQGFGPINKIHQHLCAFHFYGHDMTRQVEAHHFCAHQNEEFRQCLIYDRPDADGRLIGLEYLVSEELFLTLPDDEKRFWHSHEYEVKSGVLFMPGVPGPVERQDLDKVAKTYGKAIHFWQVDRGDSLPLGIPQVMMALTREGQLYDNLAQDVEKRYNVSFAKERENRANIKGPVHGIHPMANGGGRGLQTVLREVECKGAESTARVFV